The Sediminispirochaeta smaragdinae DSM 11293 genome has a segment encoding these proteins:
- a CDS encoding sensor histidine kinase — translation MKKRQTALIVFLFSVLCSVTIAFYLYTVDLIVSQTRRRGLDAINQIRWALDREEGTVQEIILQLSQTIPAHIVIVDTDAQLLADSHKGETQLSGKYIDADLSEARLHRGEATHALRNRHPNNLSVSIAKQVDIRDHEGVLISVTYDIDEIRRLEISFLIWMIITFLLLTAMIVLLLTIQIKRYRRPIRTLLQHTKDAAASGLSKISIDTVDPDLDELVENFNSLVDRYDFLVANDNRKYSRINTLLSNLQTGILMIDRNNKITLVNPRAEMLLDLDKARLFASGDVFPSDNEHIAAILRQTRLIHGDHEARSLRLTSSRGEILECSLEAMTNKYLPYDYTGVLVLVRDVTEMKRLDRLKQQFVANVSHELRTPLTVISGFAETLGSWEGLSEDDRNSAVSIIALEAARLKKLIGELLTLSRFDDGVQEETCSPFDVSEVVREVRTALEPIERGKDISTMMHLPDHGPVMDGVKLWFRQIVYNIYDNALKYAPSGGWVEIKVAESDRFLSLSVSDSGPGVPKEEREHIFERFYQINRSTNSKNPGSGLGLSIAKHMIDQLSGTILVSENRGGGALFTLRFPVRKSL, via the coding sequence ATGAAAAAACGGCAAACCGCCCTGATCGTTTTTCTTTTCTCGGTGCTTTGCTCGGTCACCATTGCATTCTACCTCTATACCGTCGACCTCATCGTGAGCCAAACACGCAGACGCGGGCTTGATGCGATTAATCAGATCAGGTGGGCCTTAGATCGGGAGGAGGGAACAGTGCAGGAGATTATCCTGCAGCTATCTCAAACCATACCGGCTCATATTGTGATTGTCGATACCGATGCGCAGCTTTTGGCCGATTCCCACAAAGGCGAAACTCAACTTTCCGGCAAATATATTGATGCGGATCTTTCTGAGGCGAGACTTCACAGGGGAGAGGCAACCCATGCCCTTCGAAACCGTCATCCTAATAATCTATCCGTATCCATTGCGAAACAGGTGGACATCAGGGATCACGAAGGTGTGTTGATATCCGTAACCTACGATATCGATGAAATTCGTCGTCTGGAAATCTCTTTCTTGATTTGGATGATAATCACCTTTCTTCTGCTTACGGCGATGATTGTCCTGCTTCTTACGATTCAGATCAAGCGATACCGCCGTCCCATCCGTACCCTGTTGCAGCACACTAAGGATGCGGCGGCCAGCGGTCTTTCAAAAATAAGCATCGATACCGTCGATCCCGATCTTGATGAGTTGGTGGAGAATTTTAATTCACTTGTCGATCGGTATGATTTTCTTGTTGCAAACGACAATCGCAAATACAGCAGAATAAATACCCTTCTCTCCAACCTGCAAACCGGCATCCTGATGATTGACCGAAACAATAAGATTACCCTGGTCAATCCCAGGGCCGAGATGCTGCTCGACCTGGATAAGGCGAGGTTATTTGCAAGTGGTGATGTTTTTCCCTCGGATAATGAACACATTGCCGCAATACTTCGCCAGACCCGGCTGATACACGGAGACCACGAGGCTCGATCCCTACGTCTGACCTCATCCCGGGGGGAAATCCTGGAGTGTAGTCTGGAGGCAATGACAAATAAATATCTCCCCTATGATTATACGGGGGTACTTGTCCTTGTTCGCGATGTGACGGAAATGAAGCGTTTGGATCGCCTGAAACAGCAGTTCGTGGCAAATGTTTCCCACGAACTGCGCACCCCTTTGACGGTCATAAGCGGATTTGCCGAGACCCTGGGATCATGGGAAGGGCTTTCGGAGGATGACAGGAATAGCGCCGTCTCCATTATCGCCCTCGAGGCCGCACGTCTGAAAAAGCTGATCGGAGAACTTCTTACCCTTTCTCGTTTCGATGATGGGGTGCAGGAAGAGACATGTTCCCCTTTTGATGTTTCGGAAGTAGTACGAGAGGTTCGTACAGCCTTGGAACCGATTGAACGAGGCAAGGATATTTCGACGATGATGCATCTACCGGACCATGGTCCGGTGATGGATGGGGTGAAACTCTGGTTTCGCCAAATCGTTTACAATATCTACGACAACGCATTGAAATATGCCCCTTCTGGGGGCTGGGTGGAGATCAAAGTAGCGGAAAGCGATCGGTTCCTAAGCCTTTCGGTCTCCGATTCGGGCCCCGGTGTTCCAAAAGAAGAACGGGAGCACATCTTCGAGCGTTTTTATCAGATCAATCGATCGACAAACAGCAAGAATCCGGGTAGCGGTCTGGGACTCTCGATTGCAAAGCATATGATCGACCAACTTTCCGGGACCATTCTCGTTTCTGAAAATCGTGGGGGCGGAGCCCTTTTTACCCTCCGATTTCCCGTTCGAAAATCATTGTAA
- a CDS encoding phosphomannomutase/phosphoglucomutase, whose product MQASHHLSEEILKACDIRGIVGDDLNEKDAFFIGKAFGTALLRMGKKRCLVGFDGRFSSPSLSRRLVEGLISCGISVTKIGLVPTPELYFAMHHWNMDAGVVVTASHNPAEYNGFKFLTSEGPFHEKAIQEFRRLCENGDFEEGEGNERFRSIDDDYIMYLLGHLELPEARTLSVVWDPGNGSAGKILPSIVKGLPGSHRIICGEVDGSFPHHHPDPSLKENMNMLAGAVQEEHADLGIAFDGDGDRIGVVDGEGYIFMGDQLLTIFARDYLASHPGATVMSEVKASRFFFDDVASHGGVPLMWKVGHTNQKEKMKREGIGLAGETSGHIFFEENKGYDDGLFAAIKLINILSHSSRSITEMRKAFPRFYDSGEIRITLSRKERERVVKEISQRLKAKGLPFTDIDGIRAHCGDGFWMLRGSNTQPHITIRCEAASPAGLDACMAIMRKELALSGITESMLEAKG is encoded by the coding sequence ATGCAAGCATCTCATCACTTATCCGAAGAAATACTTAAGGCTTGTGATATTCGCGGCATCGTAGGTGATGATCTTAATGAGAAGGATGCCTTCTTTATCGGAAAGGCCTTCGGTACCGCTCTTCTTCGCATGGGGAAGAAAAGATGCCTGGTGGGATTCGACGGCAGATTCTCTTCCCCGTCACTTTCCAGGCGGCTGGTAGAGGGGCTTATTTCCTGTGGAATCTCTGTAACAAAGATCGGACTTGTTCCGACTCCCGAACTCTACTTTGCCATGCACCATTGGAATATGGATGCCGGCGTGGTTGTGACCGCCAGCCATAACCCCGCCGAATATAACGGTTTTAAATTTCTAACCTCCGAAGGGCCCTTCCACGAGAAGGCAATCCAGGAGTTTCGGCGGCTCTGTGAGAATGGGGATTTTGAAGAGGGAGAGGGTAATGAACGCTTTCGCTCTATCGACGATGACTATATCATGTATCTTCTTGGCCACCTGGAGCTTCCGGAGGCCCGAACGCTGTCGGTGGTCTGGGACCCCGGAAACGGTTCTGCAGGGAAAATTCTTCCCTCAATCGTTAAAGGGCTACCGGGATCTCACCGCATCATCTGCGGGGAGGTCGACGGCTCCTTTCCCCATCATCATCCCGATCCGAGCTTAAAGGAAAACATGAACATGCTCGCCGGTGCGGTACAAGAGGAGCATGCCGATCTCGGCATCGCCTTCGACGGTGACGGCGACAGGATAGGAGTTGTCGACGGGGAAGGCTATATCTTTATGGGCGACCAGCTGCTGACCATCTTTGCAAGGGATTACCTTGCCTCTCATCCCGGCGCCACGGTGATGTCGGAGGTCAAGGCCAGCCGCTTTTTCTTTGATGACGTGGCATCTCACGGTGGTGTTCCACTGATGTGGAAGGTTGGGCACACAAATCAAAAAGAGAAGATGAAGCGGGAGGGAATCGGGCTTGCAGGAGAGACCAGCGGTCACATCTTTTTCGAGGAAAATAAGGGCTATGACGACGGACTTTTTGCCGCAATCAAGCTCATCAATATTCTTTCCCACAGTAGCCGGAGCATTACCGAGATGAGAAAGGCCTTTCCTCGCTTTTACGATAGTGGAGAAATCCGCATCACCCTTTCACGTAAGGAGCGAGAAAGGGTGGTGAAAGAAATTTCACAGCGTCTGAAAGCAAAGGGGCTCCCTTTTACCGACATCGACGGCATTCGGGCACATTGCGGCGATGGTTTTTGGATGCTTCGTGGATCAAATACCCAGCCACATATAACCATCCGCTGTGAGGCGGCTTCACCCGCCGGTCTCGACGCCTGTATGGCTATCATGCGAAAAGAACTTGCGCTTTCGGGAATTACCGAGTCTATGCTGGAAGCTAAAGGATAG
- the flgF gene encoding flagellar basal-body rod protein FlgF has product MVRGIYTGASGMVDQMHRMDAISNNLANVDLVGYKRDQSVSKAFPQMLIRRMNDDGVYSFPFGSADTAPVVGMIGTGVEYNESFTVFSQGALKETGNDFDLALDGKGFFAVDTPRGERYTRNGTFVLTKEGILTTKEGEPVLGENGIIRIKKNNFVVDERGQVWQNGSYDGDPQRLVSKEENEWENLELVDTLKVVDFRRDRYLKKEGDSLYIAPEEAGASNQVALGSETKVVQGFLEGSNVNSVTEMVRMIEVNRAYEANQKAMQTHDALTGRLINDAIKV; this is encoded by the coding sequence GTGGTACGAGGAATCTATACCGGTGCAAGCGGAATGGTCGATCAGATGCACAGAATGGATGCCATCTCGAACAACCTTGCCAATGTCGATCTGGTCGGGTACAAGCGTGACCAATCGGTAAGCAAAGCCTTTCCTCAGATGCTGATACGGAGAATGAACGACGACGGGGTCTACTCCTTTCCCTTTGGAAGTGCAGATACCGCTCCGGTTGTCGGTATGATAGGGACCGGTGTCGAGTACAATGAGTCCTTTACTGTTTTCTCGCAAGGGGCCCTGAAAGAGACAGGCAACGATTTTGATCTTGCCCTTGACGGAAAGGGCTTTTTTGCGGTCGACACTCCCCGAGGCGAACGCTATACCCGCAACGGCACCTTTGTTCTGACCAAAGAGGGAATCCTTACCACCAAAGAGGGAGAACCCGTTCTCGGAGAGAACGGCATCATCCGGATCAAAAAGAATAATTTCGTGGTGGATGAGCGGGGCCAGGTGTGGCAGAACGGCAGTTACGACGGTGATCCCCAGCGTCTTGTCTCCAAAGAGGAAAACGAGTGGGAGAACCTTGAGCTGGTAGATACCTTAAAAGTGGTGGATTTCCGTCGGGACCGTTACCTGAAAAAAGAGGGTGACAGCCTCTATATTGCCCCCGAAGAGGCTGGCGCTTCCAATCAGGTTGCCCTCGGCTCCGAAACCAAGGTGGTCCAAGGCTTTCTCGAAGGGAGTAATGTCAATTCCGTGACCGAGATGGTCAGAATGATAGAGGTAAACAGGGCCTACGAGGCCAACCAGAAGGCGATGCAAACCCACGATGCACTTACCGGACGTCTGATCAACGACGCTATTAAAGTATAA
- the flgG gene encoding flagellar basal-body rod protein FlgG, protein MMRSLWTAASGMTGQQFNIDTISNNLSNVNTTGFKKNRADFEDLLYQTSRVAGTPATELTTVPTGVQVGHGVKVAATQKMFTQGALQNTGNVTDLAIQGDGFFRVLLIDGSYGYSRDGSFKIDSNGQLVNSNGHRLIPEVVLPENFERDSLTISQDGRITVKVAGNDDPVQVGQLELYRFVNPAGLSAIGQNNFKITNASGDAIPGRPGFDGMGQTVQRFLEMSNVSVVQEMVNMIVAQRAYELNSKAIQTSDTMLGIANSLKR, encoded by the coding sequence ATGATGCGATCTTTGTGGACCGCTGCCAGCGGCATGACCGGACAGCAGTTTAATATAGACACCATCTCCAATAATCTTTCGAACGTAAATACCACTGGTTTCAAGAAAAACCGGGCGGATTTTGAGGATCTGCTCTATCAAACAAGTCGGGTCGCAGGAACCCCTGCCACCGAGCTGACCACGGTCCCCACGGGAGTGCAGGTCGGCCATGGTGTGAAGGTTGCGGCTACCCAGAAGATGTTTACCCAGGGTGCTCTTCAGAACACCGGCAACGTTACGGACCTGGCGATCCAGGGTGACGGTTTTTTTCGTGTTCTTCTGATCGACGGGAGTTACGGATATTCCCGGGACGGTTCATTTAAGATAGACAGCAACGGACAGCTGGTAAACTCAAACGGACACAGGCTCATACCCGAGGTTGTTTTGCCGGAGAATTTTGAACGGGATTCCCTTACCATAAGTCAGGATGGACGTATTACCGTCAAGGTGGCGGGAAATGACGATCCTGTTCAGGTCGGGCAGCTGGAACTCTACCGTTTTGTGAATCCTGCAGGTCTAAGCGCCATCGGGCAAAATAATTTCAAGATTACGAATGCCTCCGGCGATGCCATCCCCGGTCGTCCGGGTTTCGACGGTATGGGACAAACCGTTCAGCGCTTTTTGGAAATGAGTAATGTTTCGGTTGTCCAGGAAATGGTGAATATGATTGTCGCTCAGAGGGCCTATGAACTGAATTCGAAGGCAATCCAGACATCCGATACCATGCTGGGGATCGCCAATAGTCTTAAACGATAG
- a CDS encoding flagellar basal body P-ring protein FlgI gives MKQIRLSLLFALCLVCSGTGYAQNAQAANSATSSSSAAAPAAGGTRIGDITELRGIRTNQLVGVGILTGLDGKGDGSRSVPIRSSLAVMLGHFGIEVDAQDAAGKNSALVLVTADVPPFASPGDRIDITISALFDAKNVKGGVLLQTPLKSAGGDVYAVAQGKVEHSGESSTVGEIIGGAVMENRVHSDVEGEGGFTLLLERPNYRVAYLIREAIANAYPDLSVSAGDASSVSVTLGEDGDLVRLIGEIQQLRIDLPRPSKVVIDEASGIVVMGGNVQIAPVTVTYRGATIEVGPPGWNSGNSNGFSIEETVSVQKFFEVLQSSGIGTDDIIDILKVIDRAGALYGSLEMM, from the coding sequence ATGAAACAGATACGGCTATCCCTTTTGTTTGCTCTCTGCCTGGTGTGCAGCGGCACCGGCTATGCACAGAACGCGCAGGCTGCCAATAGCGCGACTTCTTCTTCCTCGGCGGCTGCACCGGCCGCAGGAGGAACAAGAATCGGCGATATTACCGAGCTTCGTGGAATCAGAACGAACCAGCTGGTCGGTGTCGGTATCCTTACCGGACTTGATGGCAAGGGTGACGGTTCCCGTTCCGTTCCTATCAGGTCGTCTCTTGCCGTTATGCTCGGACACTTCGGGATCGAGGTCGATGCTCAGGATGCCGCAGGGAAAAACAGCGCACTTGTTTTAGTGACTGCCGACGTTCCCCCTTTCGCTTCTCCCGGGGATCGTATCGACATAACTATCTCGGCGCTTTTCGATGCGAAAAACGTGAAGGGTGGAGTCCTGCTTCAGACTCCGCTGAAGTCGGCCGGAGGCGATGTCTACGCTGTTGCCCAGGGCAAGGTCGAACACTCCGGTGAGAGCTCCACCGTTGGAGAAATCATTGGCGGAGCGGTCATGGAAAACCGTGTGCACAGTGATGTAGAAGGTGAGGGCGGCTTCACCCTTCTCCTCGAGCGTCCCAATTATCGTGTCGCCTACCTCATTCGGGAGGCGATAGCCAATGCCTATCCCGATCTTTCGGTATCCGCCGGAGATGCTTCGTCGGTAAGCGTTACCCTTGGTGAAGATGGGGATCTTGTCCGTCTTATCGGCGAGATTCAGCAGCTTCGCATCGATCTTCCCCGCCCCTCGAAGGTTGTTATCGACGAGGCTTCCGGTATCGTCGTTATGGGCGGGAATGTACAGATAGCTCCCGTGACGGTGACCTATCGGGGAGCGACGATCGAGGTAGGGCCTCCCGGCTGGAATAGCGGCAATAGCAATGGGTTTTCCATCGAGGAAACCGTTTCAGTTCAGAAATTCTTCGAAGTGCTTCAGTCCTCTGGTATCGGGACCGATGATATTATTGATATTCTTAAGGTTATCGATAGGGCCGGTGCCCTGTATGGCAGCCTCGAGATGATGTGA
- a CDS encoding rod-binding protein, giving the protein MEIPATIRSADRSVPAAEEAARRATATQDQTKLKKACTDFEALFIKQMFKAMDKTVEHTGLLDGGMAEEYFRDMLLDSYADEASKTSKLGIAEMMFRQLSSKGIV; this is encoded by the coding sequence ATGGAGATTCCAGCGACAATACGATCGGCCGATCGATCGGTTCCTGCAGCAGAAGAGGCGGCCAGAAGGGCTACTGCGACTCAGGATCAGACGAAGCTGAAAAAGGCTTGCACTGATTTCGAGGCTCTCTTTATAAAACAGATGTTCAAGGCAATGGATAAGACCGTCGAGCATACCGGACTCTTGGACGGGGGAATGGCCGAAGAGTATTTTCGTGATATGCTGCTTGATTCTTATGCCGACGAAGCATCAAAAACCAGTAAACTTGGTATTGCCGAAATGATGTTTCGACAACTCAGCAGTAAAGGGATAGTCTAA
- a CDS encoding sigma-70 family RNA polymerase sigma factor, protein MTKIEKHRQEDDALRSYFDEIKQHKLLTFEEELELSRKIQSGDEAARHRLIEANLRLVVKIAKSYVTPGFGLLDLIQEGNMGLIRAAEKYDHRKQVRFSTYAAWWIRQSIVRAIAKKQKAIRLPHRKNNLLKKIQRTYYQLSQELEHEPSAEEIAVEIGIEPSIVDQMLQVGNPVVSLDCEIGDDASTLLDMLEDSTYEPERVCINKSMQEDTMHFLDHLKERERQILLYRFAFFGGKKYTLKKIGMEMGISPETVRQIEMRAIRKLRDHAEEMKDYLHRA, encoded by the coding sequence ATGACGAAGATTGAGAAACACAGGCAGGAAGATGACGCCCTGCGAAGTTATTTTGATGAGATTAAACAACACAAGCTGCTTACCTTCGAAGAAGAGCTGGAACTCTCCCGAAAGATTCAATCGGGTGATGAAGCCGCTCGCCACCGTCTCATTGAGGCAAATCTTAGGCTTGTAGTGAAAATCGCCAAATCGTATGTGACACCAGGGTTTGGTCTCCTTGATCTCATTCAGGAAGGAAATATGGGACTCATCAGGGCCGCTGAAAAATATGATCACCGAAAACAGGTACGATTTTCCACGTATGCGGCATGGTGGATTCGCCAGAGTATCGTACGGGCAATTGCAAAGAAACAGAAGGCAATTAGGCTTCCGCATAGGAAAAATAATCTGCTGAAGAAGATTCAGCGTACCTATTATCAACTCAGCCAGGAGCTTGAACACGAACCTTCGGCCGAAGAGATCGCTGTGGAAATAGGAATTGAACCCTCCATAGTCGACCAAATGCTTCAGGTTGGGAATCCCGTTGTTTCCCTCGATTGTGAGATTGGCGATGATGCTTCGACCCTTCTTGACATGCTGGAAGATTCAACCTATGAACCGGAGCGTGTCTGTATAAACAAGTCGATGCAGGAAGATACCATGCACTTTCTCGACCATCTGAAAGAGCGCGAACGCCAAATCCTCTTGTACCGGTTTGCCTTCTTCGGCGGGAAAAAATATACCCTGAAGAAGATTGGAATGGAGATGGGTATCAGCCCGGAGACGGTACGTCAGATTGAAATGCGTGCGATCAGGAAGCTGCGGGACCATGCGGAGGAGATGAAAGACTATCTTCACCGAGCTTGA
- a CDS encoding divergent polysaccharide deacetylase family protein, whose product MTEKKRPPKTKPTQLYLLLGVIIVLLLAALLLFPGKTGSRKQELSEGRDDSPSQQEAPPDSETAPVAVQNPAEDLKGGKPLPGQKVPAKPSRGELAIIIDDVGYSLKELRPLLAFPGPITFAILPGVTYSKEALKEILQAGKEAILHQPMEAIGGNDPGPGAIYTWMDTAAVREQLDKNLKELRGVKGINNHMGSKVTSDPRVMEVVLEDLKEKNLMFIDSRTTAETVSRGIAQRLHIPYQERSVFLDNTQEREEILQAFQEGLQKAEKNGRAIMIGHVWCHELAEILLEVYPQALEEGFEFLSVSDLIDDTAE is encoded by the coding sequence GTGACGGAGAAGAAACGACCGCCGAAAACCAAACCGACCCAACTATATTTGCTGCTGGGAGTCATTATAGTATTGCTCCTTGCGGCATTGTTGCTTTTTCCGGGAAAGACAGGGTCGCGAAAGCAGGAACTTTCGGAGGGTCGGGACGATTCTCCCTCTCAGCAGGAAGCGCCCCCTGATTCAGAGACTGCTCCCGTTGCGGTGCAAAACCCCGCCGAGGATCTGAAAGGCGGGAAGCCTCTTCCCGGTCAGAAGGTTCCGGCAAAGCCGTCACGTGGAGAGCTTGCCATCATCATCGATGATGTTGGGTATAGTCTCAAAGAGCTCCGTCCCCTGCTTGCCTTTCCGGGCCCCATCACCTTTGCAATCCTTCCGGGTGTTACCTATTCCAAAGAGGCTCTCAAGGAGATCCTTCAGGCCGGAAAGGAGGCCATACTTCACCAGCCCATGGAGGCGATCGGGGGAAATGACCCGGGCCCCGGTGCCATCTATACCTGGATGGACACTGCTGCTGTTCGCGAACAGCTGGATAAGAATTTAAAGGAGCTCAGGGGCGTTAAGGGAATCAATAATCATATGGGTTCCAAGGTGACCTCTGATCCCCGAGTGATGGAAGTGGTCTTGGAAGATTTGAAAGAGAAAAACTTGATGTTTATAGACAGCAGGACTACTGCAGAGACGGTCTCAAGGGGGATTGCGCAGCGCCTGCATATTCCGTATCAGGAAAGGAGCGTTTTTCTGGACAATACTCAAGAGCGGGAAGAGATCCTCCAGGCTTTTCAGGAGGGGCTGCAAAAGGCGGAAAAAAACGGCCGGGCAATTATGATTGGCCATGTATGGTGTCACGAGCTTGCCGAAATTCTACTGGAGGTGTATCCTCAGGCCCTTGAAGAGGGGTTCGAGTTCCTTTCTGTAAGTGATCTGATTGATGATACTGCGGAGTAA
- the tsaD gene encoding tRNA (adenosine(37)-N6)-threonylcarbamoyltransferase complex transferase subunit TsaD — MLVLGIETSCDECSIAVVEDGKTIRSNIVATQIDLHREFDGVVPEIASRLHTEWISSVFRRSLEEAGIAKEDIDVVAVTSRPGLIGSLLVGLSFAKGLAFALGKPLVTVDHIRAHLYAPHLEHSIDYPYLGLLVSGGHTVIGIVREYDSVEVLGTTIDDACGEAFDKVAKHYKMGYPGGVAIDKLAKQGDDSLFSFPDPSLHKGDHRYDVSYSGLKTAVINQITQFSSTPPPYRNEDIAASFQKAAVGMLMKRLRYAIDDTGIRRVVAGGGVVANSRLRRELSELEDVEVIVPSMRLCTDNGAMIAGLGYMMFVNGITSSLAENASSRVAAFRRGYP; from the coding sequence ATGCTTGTTCTTGGCATTGAAACATCCTGTGATGAATGCTCGATTGCCGTTGTAGAAGACGGCAAAACAATTCGCTCGAACATCGTGGCGACTCAGATCGATCTTCATCGGGAATTTGATGGGGTGGTACCCGAGATTGCCTCTCGTCTCCATACCGAGTGGATTTCTTCGGTTTTTAGGAGATCACTCGAAGAGGCTGGCATTGCTAAAGAGGACATTGATGTTGTGGCGGTGACAAGCCGTCCGGGGCTCATCGGTTCTCTGTTGGTTGGGCTTTCCTTTGCAAAAGGCCTTGCCTTTGCCCTCGGCAAACCCTTGGTGACGGTCGACCACATTCGTGCCCATCTCTACGCCCCCCATTTAGAACACAGTATCGACTATCCCTATCTTGGACTCCTCGTTTCAGGCGGCCATACCGTGATCGGGATCGTCCGAGAGTACGACAGCGTTGAAGTCCTGGGCACAACCATAGACGACGCCTGTGGAGAGGCCTTTGATAAGGTGGCAAAACATTACAAGATGGGCTATCCCGGAGGGGTGGCTATCGACAAGCTTGCAAAGCAGGGGGATGACTCCCTCTTTTCTTTCCCTGACCCTTCATTGCACAAGGGGGATCATCGATACGATGTCTCCTATTCCGGCTTGAAGACTGCGGTCATCAATCAAATTACCCAGTTTAGCTCTACGCCCCCTCCATATCGTAACGAGGATATTGCCGCAAGCTTTCAGAAGGCTGCCGTCGGGATGTTGATGAAACGCCTGAGATACGCCATTGATGACACGGGGATTCGCCGCGTGGTGGCCGGCGGTGGAGTTGTCGCCAACTCCCGTTTGCGTCGTGAGCTTTCCGAGCTTGAGGATGTGGAGGTTATCGTTCCTTCGATGCGGTTGTGTACCGATAATGGTGCAATGATAGCGGGGCTGGGCTATATGATGTTCGTAAACGGCATCACCTCATCCTTGGCCGAAAATGCCTCATCAAGGGTCGCTGCCTTTAGGCGAGGCTATCCGTAA